One window of the Leptospira koniambonensis genome contains the following:
- a CDS encoding DUF1175 family protein, whose protein sequence is MKFRICYLLIFVLFECNSYFESVLDPTELRMPADGNSVAVLKISNPLFGSKDHFIWENIDPELLKLLSSEKNDREDILRVQAGKVPTNITIRTEKGRTVQISLFSRDGDFDQDGFPDSAELRTETDRQAFREWFVRISLSQYLKENSSWNLKERDCSGLIRFAYKESLKAHTQDWQTRTGILLDKNLPDVREFNYPDIPYIGKNLFRTGEGKFGEFADAESLEKFHTYFVSKELESGLAGDILFFRSDRGVGTNFHSMILIEGEVKNPQLLYHTGSDRGIKLIRAKELERSVLFSPEKNNRNFLGVYRFRILE, encoded by the coding sequence TTGAAATTTCGGATTTGTTATCTTTTAATATTCGTTCTGTTCGAATGTAATTCTTATTTCGAATCCGTTCTGGATCCGACTGAATTAAGAATGCCAGCAGACGGTAACTCAGTTGCCGTTTTAAAAATTTCGAATCCACTCTTTGGCTCAAAGGATCATTTTATTTGGGAAAACATAGATCCTGAATTGCTTAAACTTCTCTCGAGCGAAAAAAACGATAGAGAAGATATCTTACGTGTGCAAGCGGGGAAGGTCCCAACTAATATTACGATCCGAACTGAGAAAGGCAGAACTGTCCAGATTTCCTTGTTCAGTCGAGATGGGGATTTTGACCAGGATGGCTTTCCTGATTCTGCGGAACTTAGAACAGAAACTGATCGTCAGGCATTTCGGGAATGGTTTGTTAGGATCTCTTTGTCACAATATTTAAAAGAGAATTCCTCCTGGAACCTGAAGGAAAGGGATTGCAGCGGATTGATCCGTTTTGCATATAAGGAGTCTCTAAAAGCTCATACTCAGGACTGGCAAACTCGCACTGGGATCTTATTAGATAAAAATTTACCGGATGTCCGGGAATTTAATTACCCGGATATACCCTATATTGGTAAAAATTTATTTCGGACCGGTGAGGGCAAATTCGGAGAATTTGCAGACGCAGAAAGTTTGGAAAAGTTCCATACTTACTTTGTTTCCAAAGAGTTGGAGTCTGGATTAGCAGGAGATATTCTCTTTTTCAGATCGGATCGTGGGGTTGGAACAAATTTCCATTCTATGATCCTGATAGAGGGAGAAGTTAAAAATCCTCAGCTTTTATATCATACAGGTTCGGATCGAGGCATCAAATTGATCCGAGCAAAAGAATTGGAAAGAAGTGTGTTATTTTCCCCAGAAAAGAATAACCGAAATTTTCTTGGGGTTTATAGATTTCGGATTTTAGAATAG
- a CDS encoding LIC13255 family lipoprotein — MKFNSLSFRTACKGLILLIILTLGLSNCSNVDDDFYTFGEAGTKIMVAYAAKDAECGSSRQITSLVPGKQRKKDVDNCVASVAFEKCSFWIQAGDPVPFACKAIEYRLK, encoded by the coding sequence ATGAAATTTAACTCTTTAAGTTTTAGAACTGCCTGCAAGGGCCTAATTCTTCTTATAATCTTAACTCTCGGTTTGTCGAATTGTTCCAATGTGGACGACGATTTTTATACTTTCGGAGAAGCAGGAACTAAGATCATGGTAGCTTACGCAGCAAAAGATGCGGAATGCGGATCAAGCAGACAGATCACATCTTTAGTTCCTGGAAAACAAAGGAAGAAGGATGTTGATAATTGTGTTGCTTCCGTCGCTTTCGAAAAATGTAGCTTTTGGATCCAAGCAGGAGATCCAGTTCCCTTTGCATGCAAGGCCATCGAGTATAGATTGAAGTGA
- a CDS encoding LEA type 2 family protein, producing the protein MGIPSSTFKMFRPWILILGAGLVFSSCLLDLKQNVRKLQSCKFKILETKTERVELQPFPPSPKIVMTSKLEIENPNDSSVKIYRFDLGVIASGKDGQEAELARVISEEETEVPAFSKTVVQLRIETSFEKRENQDKLLLGILVVTSLVAGKDPNLRMKGTVRYKTVFGEVDLPLDEKIRLLPPKKPEHEI; encoded by the coding sequence ATGGGAATTCCATCCAGTACGTTTAAAATGTTCCGACCTTGGATCTTAATTTTGGGAGCTGGTTTAGTCTTCAGCTCCTGTTTATTAGATCTAAAGCAGAATGTTAGAAAACTACAGTCTTGTAAGTTTAAAATTTTGGAAACCAAAACGGAAAGGGTAGAACTACAACCTTTTCCACCTTCTCCCAAGATTGTAATGACCTCTAAGCTGGAAATAGAGAACCCGAATGATTCTTCCGTTAAAATTTATAGATTTGATCTTGGTGTAATTGCTTCTGGCAAGGACGGACAAGAAGCTGAGTTAGCCAGGGTAATTTCGGAAGAAGAAACAGAAGTCCCTGCTTTTTCTAAAACTGTTGTCCAACTCAGGATAGAAACAAGCTTTGAAAAGAGAGAAAACCAGGATAAACTATTACTTGGAATTTTAGTAGTCACGAGCCTGGTCGCTGGAAAAGATCCGAATTTGAGAATGAAAGGAACTGTGAGATACAAAACCGTTTTCGGAGAAGTAGATCTTCCTTTGGATGAAAAAATACGATTATTACCACCTAAGAAGCCGGAGCATGAAATTTAA